From the genome of Candidatus Hydrogenedentota bacterium:
TTTCAGGCCGGCGAAAGGCCGCCGTACGAGAGCATTCGATTCGTGCGGTTCTCGCTCGAACAAACCGGCAATGCAATCGGGCCATAAAAGCAGTACACAAGGCCATCGGAAAGGAACCACGGCACGTCATGACAGGCAGGGAACTTGGCGAAAGACTCCGGGCAGGGATGCGCGTCTATGGCACGTCGATCGTCTCCTCGTCGCCTCATTGGCCCGCGGCGGTACAGCAATCGGGCCTCGACTTCGTGTTTCTGGACACGGAGCACATCACGCAGGATCGCGTGGCCCTTTCGTGGATGTGCCGCACGTATCGCGCCCTTGGAATCGTGCCTGTCGTGCGCATTCCACGGGCCGATCCCTATCTTGCGTGCCAGGTGCTGGACGGGGGCGCCTGCGGCATTGTCGCCGCCTACATCGAGACGCCGGAGGAGGTCCGGGCGCTTGTCGGCGCGACAAAATACCGGCCGTTGAAAGGCGCGCGGCTGGAGCGCGTGCTTGACGACCCCGGGTCGCTTGCCCCCGAGATGCGGGCGTACGTGCGGGACCGTTGCGCCGACAATGTCCTCATTGTAAACATCGAGAGCGTGCCTGCCATGGAGAACCTCGATGCGATTCTCGCCGTGCCGGGACTGGACGCGGTGCTGGTTGGCCCTCATGACATGACGTGCAATTTCGGGGTGCCGGAACAGTACCGCCACCCGAGATTTGAGGGGGCCATTCGCGAACTGATTGCGAAAGCACGGGCGGCAAACATCGGCGTCGGGGTGCATTTTTTCTGGGATACGCTCGACCAGGAGATTGGATGGGCGAAGGCAGGCGAGAACTTGATGCTGCATAGCAGCGACATCACGCTCTTCAGCAAAGCGTTGAGCGCCGACATCGGTTTGTTGAAGAATGCCCTCGGGGACGCCGCCCCGGAAGCCGCCGGCGAGGAGGTTATTGTCTGAGCGGACAATATTATGTTCTTGGCGCTTTGAGAGGAACCTGAGATGGCACGAGAAGTAAACCGGCGAGACTTCATGGCGGCGGCGGGCGCAAGTGTGGCGGCCGTATCGGCGGCGGGACGGGGAAATGCCCAGCAGCCGTCCGCTGCTCGAAAACGAAATGTGCTGATCTACGTTACCGACGACCAGGGCCGTGCCGATGCCGGTTGCTACGGCAATTCTGTTATCAAGACGCCGGGCTTGGACCGCCTGGCCTCGGGGGGCGCGCGGTTCACGCACGCGTTCTGCACGACGGCGAGTTGCAGCCCGAGCCGCTCCGTGATTCTCTCCGGACTGTACAACCACGCGAACGGCCAATACGGGCTCGAGCACTCCTATCACCATTTTTCGTCGTTTCCGGATGTGGAAGGCCTGCCTGTGCGCCTGAGCAAGGCAGGCTACCGGACTGCGCAGATGGGCAAGTTCCACGTCGCGCCGGAACCGGCGTACCATTTCGACGAGTATTTGAAAGCCAAGGGCAATGTGCCCGCGGATATGGCCGTTGCCTGCCGCGAATTCATCGCGCAAGAGGGCGACAAGCCTTTCTTCCTCTATTTTTGCACCACCCAGCCGCACAGGCCGTTCCACCGTCAAGGCGCAGACCCCGTAGCGCCCGAGAACGTCATTGTGCCGCCGTACCTGCCCGATTCGCCCGAGTGCCGCGAGGAGCTGGCGCAATACTACGGGTCGGTTCAGACCGCGGACGCCGGATTGCTCCGCCTCATCGAGCTCCTGGAGGAAACCGGGCATTGGGAAGACACGCTGATCATCTATGTTTCGGACAACGGCATTGCGTTTCCTGGCGCAAAGACGACGTTGTATGAACCGGGTATGAACCTGCCCTGCGTCGTGCGGGAGCCTTTTGCCGGCAAGCCGGGCATCGTGACCGATGCCATGGTGAACTGGGCGGACATCGTGCCGACGGTTCTTGATTTCGCGGGCGTGGAGGTGGGCGAGAAGAACGTCCATGGGCGCTCGTTCCTGCCTGTCCTGCAGGGCGCGCCGTCTTCCGGGTGGGATGAGGTCTATGCCTCGCACACGTTCCACGAAGTCACCATGTATTATCCAATGCGGGTGGTGCGCGAGCGGCGCTACAAGCTGATCTGGAACATCGCGCACGGACTCGAATACCCGTTTGCGTCCGATCTATACGGATCGGCAACGTGGCAGGGCGTTCTGAAGCGCGGAGACGAATACTACGGCAAGCGAAAGGTCGACGCGTATCTGCACCGGCCCGCATTCGAGCTGTACGACCTCGAAGCGGACCCCCACGAAGTCAACAACCTCGCGGGGGAACACGCGCATGCCGAGACCCTGACGCGTCTGAAGAACAAGCTGCGGGCGTTTCAGGAGCGTACAAAGGATCCCTGGCTTCTGAAGTGGGAGCGCGAATAGTACGGGGAACTATCCTACGCACAGAAGCAGGCCGCAGGAGGCAGGACGAAGATGAACCGGCGCGCGTTTCTGCGATGTCTGGCGGCAGGGCCCGCCGCGGCCGCCCTGGGATTGCCCATACGAGCCGCGGGCGCCGCGCGGAGTGTGCCCAACATCATCCTGTGCATGGCTGATGATCTGGGCTGGGGCGATACCGGGTACAACGGGCATCCTGTGTTGCGCACGCCGACACTGGATGAGATGGCGCGCGCGGGCATTCGGTTTAACCGTTTCTACTCCGCGGCGCCGGTGTGCTCTCCGACGCGGGGGAGTTGTCTGACAGGAAGGCATCCTTATCGTTACGGCATATTCAGCGCGAACGTGGGGCACATGAGACCAGAGGAACTGACCTTGGCCGAGGTCCTGAAACAAAAGGGCTACGCCACCGGCCATTTCGGCAAATGGCATCTCGGCACGTTGACGAAGACAGTCAAAGACTCGAACCGTGGGGGCCCCGATGGCGCAGACCACTATAGTCCGCCCTGGGAAAATGGATTTGATGTCTGCTTCTCGACGGAGGCGAAGGTGCCCACGTGGGACCCCATGATTGATCCCGAGACCGGTAAGGCCTACGGCACACGGTACTGGCGGGAGGATGGCAGCATCGTTGACGACAATCTCGAAGGGGACGATTCGCGCATCATCATGGACCGGGTCATACCCTTTGTGCGCCGGGGAGCCGAGGCAAAAAGGCCGTTCCTGGCCGTGATCTGGTTTCACGCCTCGCACATGCCCTGTGTGGCAGGCGGCAAGTACCTGGCGATGTATGAAGGCCAATCCGAAGAATACGCGCATTACTACGGCTGCATTACCGCGATGGACGAGCAGGTCGGCCGTCTTCGGCAGGAACTGCGTGCCTTGGGCGTGGCGGAGAATACCATGCTATGGTTTTGCAGCGATAACGGTCCCGAGGGTCAGTCGGACGATTCCCCGGGCGCCACGGCGGGTCTGCGGGGGCGCAAGCGCGATCTTTTCGAGGGCGGTATCCGGGTTCCGGGACTCCTTGAATGGCCCGCGCAGGCGAGCCGGCCTTTCACAAGTGACGCGCCTTGCTGCACGTCCGACTTTTTCCCGACCATATGCAGCGCTGTTGGCATTGACGGCACAGGAGCTCCGAAACCTGTCGATGGTATCGACTTGATGCCGCTCATCAAAGGGCGCATGAAGAAACGGCCGCGTCCGATCGCCTTTGAATCGGGCCGGCAGATGGCCCTTATCGACAACCGCTACAAGATCATCTCTACTGACGAAGGCAAAACCTACATGCTCTTCGATATAGACGCGGATCCCGGGGAAAAAGAAGACCTGGCGGACAAGAAACCGGAAATGGTGCTGGCTATGCGCAAACAACTGGAAACATGGCAGGCCTCCTGCAAAGACAGCCGGAACGCAGGGACTGCCACGGACATGTCACAGGGTTAAGGAGCAGCCCGGCGCGGACGAGAAGCAATCGCCAGTCTCGTTGGCGTCCTCCCTGATTGGTTCACGGCGTTTCCGGCCATGTCGAGCGCACCTCCCAGATATCGAGCCGGTCGATATGCGCCGAGCCCTGTTCGCAGGTCAACGATAGCGTCTTATCGAGCAGGTCCGGGAGGAAACAAAACGACATTACAAGCCTGCCGCCGTTGGCGAAGATCTCGATGGAGGTGCGATCTATCAGGACGCGCAGCGCCAGCGAGGCATCTTCCAGGGGGAGTGCAGCCTCCTTGTCGAGGCACGACAGAGCCGCTTTCGCCGCATCGTATACGATGGGGGTTCCGCGAACGTTCAGCACGGTCCGGGACCCGTCCTGCGGACGTATGACGGCATCGATGTCCCAGAGTTCGCCTTGGAGATCTTTGAGGGGATTCGCGCCAGGCTCGAGCGTTTCGTCGGCCCAGTGGCCGCGCGCTTCGCGTATGGTCTCGATTTCGGCGATGGGATAGGCGTATAGCCGCGGCCCGTCGGGCGTACTGCGCAGTGTGAATACGCGGGGGAAGGCCATCTGCTGGTTGAACGGCATGCCCGGATAGCTTCCGCCGTTCATCCACGCGATGAAGATGCGGCGTCCGCCGGGCACGTTGTTGTAGGTCTGTCCGGCGTAGCAGTTCCGTCCCCATTCACTCGGGAGCACGCCGGTCTCGGGGGAGAACGTCACGCCGTCGAATTTACCGAGCATATGCCTTCCGCCGCCTTCCCAGAGGACCCAGCGCGTGTTGGCGGGGTCGCCGTCAACGGGCAGTTCGAACAGCTCGGGGCACTCGTGCCCGTCGGGGAAGGTGATCGTGCTGAGCCGCTCCCAGTTCTTCAGGTCCGGGGAGCCGAGGATGACGAAATCGCTTCGGGTTCCCACATAGAGCACCATCACCCACTTGTTTGTCGGGGCGTGCCAGAACACTTTGGGGTCGCGGTTGCCGGGTCCGAGGTTTTCGACGACCGGGTTGCCTTGGTACTTAGTGAATGTGCGCCCGCGGTCGGTGGAGTATGCGATGCCTTGCGTGAACGGACGCTTGGGTGTTCCGAAGTCTCCCGCGTACGTGAATATGCAGACCAGCGGCGGATGGGGGCCCGCCTGGAACCCGGAGGTGTTCCGGGTGTCGATGACCGCCGACCCGCTGAAGATGGTTCCGTGTTCGTCGGGAAGTATGGCGTTCTCGAGCTGGGTCCAGTGCATGAGGTCGGGGCTGACCGCGTGGCCCCATGTCATGTTGCCCCAGTCGATGCCCTCAGGGTTGTGCTGGAAGAAAAGATGGTATTCGCCGTCGTAATAAACGAGTCCGTTGGGGTCGTTGGTCCAGTTCTTCTTGGGTGTGAAGTGGAATTGCGGGCGGTAGGTTTCCTGGTACAACTTGTCGGTGACGTACAACACGCCGCGGACTTCGCCGTCGTGGTGCACGGTATCCGCGATGCGGTGGCCGCCCAGAGTGACCTCGATGATGCTCAGCGCCGCGGTCTTGCCTTTGAGCTGGGATACGTCCCAGGTGATCCAATAAGGTTCCTGGCGGTTCTGCCCGGCCGTATAGCGGACGACCTCGTTGTTCAGGCGAAGGCTCACCTGGGAACGGCCGCCTTGTTCGGCCCCGAACTGGAAGCTGAGGTAGTCCTCGACAATCGCGAGTTCGCGCGAAGTTTCCTGGGTGCCGACGCTGTGGTTTGCCTGGAGTATGTGGTCGATGTTGATGTGGCCCCATCCGCCCGTGTGGGCATCCACGACCTGGATGACCGCCGTTTTCTCGCGTAGGTCCGAGACGTCCCAGGAATACCAGTCGAGCCGCTCGGTACCGCCGGGCTTGTCGTTAGGCCCGGTGGCGGTGCGCACAACGCCGCCGTCAACTATGAGATTGATGCACGTTTCGCCGGGGTGCATCCCGCCTCCTATGAGAAACGAGATGTAATCACGCTGGATCTCGAAGGGGGGAGAAGTGAGCGTGCCTGTTGTAGCGTCGCCTTCGAAAAACGAATTGACGAGACCCTTGCCCTCGAATCCGGACACTTCCATCTGGTTTGGGAGCGTGCCGCGTGCCGGACCGGGGCCGAACGCCGTGCCCTCGGCCTTCCAGTCGCCGTAGGTGCTGTCCTCGAAATTGGCGATGAGAATTTCCGGCGGGTTTTCGGCAGTCCATGCCATCCCGGCCAAGAACGCCAATCCACAGAGGCATATGAGGCAGACGCGATTCATTCGGTTTTGCATGCTGTCAAATCCCTTATTGATGTTGGCTTTTGCGAGTCCCCCGCTTGGCGGCTATTGTAACAGACTCTCGGGCGGTGTGATTAAGGTTGAGCCAGCGCGTGCCCTCCCCCCAGGGAGAGGGAGAATAGACGGCCTCTGGCCGCAGGGTCTGACGCATCTGGCTTGTCTAACATTTCTGACGTTTCTGAGCGTCGCTGGGCTCTTCGCAGCGATGGCCTGCGCATTTGAGGCAGTATCATCGAGCCGCTCGTTTCTTCGAGGCCGCTTCGTTGCGTGGGGCACAATGGCGGCATTGTTGTTTAGTGCGCTCCGTTTGGGGGCGCAGGATAAGTCCACAAAATGCAGGTAGTTACAATTGGCGGCGAAACAAAGTAGAAATGTGAGCTCGTGAATGGTATACTCGCGCGTTATCTGGCCCAAAGGGGAAGTCTGCCTGGGCGGTTACAGGTTCTAACCATGGAAGGGAGGTGTTGCGGATGGCAGAGATTAATGTCGCGGAAACCGTCAAGAAGATCGTTGTGGAGAACCTCGAGCGCAAGCCCGAAGAGGTAACCGACGACGCTCGCTTCATCGAGGATCTGGGCGCGGATTCGCTCGATCTTACGGAATTGCTGATGGCGCTCGAGGAAGAGTACAATGTCGAGATCGATGACGAAGCGAATGACATCCAGACGGTCGGTGACGCGATAAAGTACATCGAGTCGAAGCTGAACAACAAATAAATGTTTCGCGCACACTTTCAGCGCTTGTTTATACGAGGAGGTTAAGTGACGCCCAGCCCGTGGCCGCAAGTCCACGGGTTGGGTGTTTGGTGTTAGGACATTGGGTTCATGCGCGTGGTGATTACAGGAGCGGGGGTGGTTACCCCCTTGGGCAACTCTGTTGCGGAATTCTGGAAGGGGTTGTGCGAGGGCCGGTCCGGCGTGCGGCGTATCGATCGTTTTGACCCCTCTGAGTATGCCTGTCAAATCGCCGGGCAGGCGGAAGACTGTGTGCCCGAAGGCATGTCAGGGAAGGATTTGCGCCGCAGGGACCGGTATACGCGTTTTGCGCTGTATGCGGCCGATCAGGCGTGGCGTCAGGCGGGATTGGCCGCGGATAAGGTCAATCCCGAGCGGTGTGGGGCAATCGTAGGCAGTGGAGTGGGCGGGTTTGATACCGTTCAGGAGCAGGTCACCGTGCTGGTGCAACAGGGACCGCGCCGCGTTTCGCCCCTCCTGGCGCCCATGGCGTTAGTCAACATGGCCTCGAGCGAGATTTGTATCCGGTTGGGCCTTGAGGGTCCGAACCGCGCCGTCGTGACAGCCTGCGCCACCGGCAACCATTGTATTGCAGACGCCGCGGACGCCCTTCGTATGGGGAAAGCCGACGTCATGCTGGCGGGGGGGGCTGAGGCGTCGATTGTGCCCATCTGTGTGGCGGGTTTTTCGTCGATGAAGGCGTTATCGCGCCGCAACGATGCCCCCGAACGTGCCAGCCGCCCCTTTGATGCGGAGCGGGACGGTTTTGTGATGGGCGAAGGGGCGGGCATCCTGGTGCTCGAGTCCGAGGCGCATGCCAGGGCGCGCGGCGCGGAAATCCTGGGTGAAATCGCCGGGTACGCCGAAAGCTGCGACGCGTTTCATGTAACGGCGCCTCGCGAGGACGGTTCGGGGGCCGCCCGGGCCATGCGCGGGGCGTTGAACGATGCCCAGGCAAATCCCGAAGATATTCACTATTTCAACGCGCACGGTACGAGCACCAAGTACAACGATATTGCGGAAAGCCGTGCGTTGCGGGCGGTTTTTGGAGAGGCGATGCCACCGGTGAGCTCGAACAAATCGATGATAGGGCACCTGCTTGGCGCGGCCGGCGCCGTCGAGGCTATCGCCACGCTCCTGACGATCCGGCGCGGGGTGATTCCGCCGTCTATCAATTACGAGACCCCGGACCCTGAATGTCCCGTGAATATCGTGGCGAACGAAGCGCGTGAAACCGACGTTGAATTTGCCATGTCAAACTCGTTAGGATTTGGGGGTCACAATTCGTCTCTGATTATCAAACGGTATGAATAGCATCTCCTTACGGTTCCGCGAACTGCAAGCGCTTGCCCTTCGATTGGGGATACGGTTCGAGAACATCGCTATCCTTGACCGGGCGCTCACCCATGCTTCCATCGCATGTGAACGGAAGGACTCGTGCAAGAACTATGAATCGCTGGAATTCGTGGGTGACGCGGCGCTGGGATTGGCGGCGGCACACCTGTTGTTTGAGCGAGTCCCGGAGCGCACGCCGGGAGAGTACAGCCGTATGCGGGCCGCGATCGTGAATCGCCGTTGCCTGGCGCGTATTGCGCGGGGCTTGGACATCGCGCCCGCAATCAGGTTGGGAAAAGGCGAAGAATTGGCCGGCGGAAGGGCTCGAGCGGCCCTGCTGGCGGATTGTCTTGAAGCCCTGTTGGGGGCGCTATATCTGGACCAGGGTTGGGAAGCCGCCCAGGCGTTTGCCGTGCGGTTGCTCGAACCCGAAGTCGCGGCGTTGCAGGCACGGCGCCGGATTTGGGATTTCAAGTCGCGCCTTCTGCACCACTGCCAGGCGCGTCACATCGGTCTGCCCGAATTTGTGGTGGTCCGGTCGGATGGGCCTGACCACCGCAAGGAATTCGAGGTTGAGGTTCTGCTGCGCGGGACATCCGCGGGGCAGGGTGTGGGCGCGAGCAAGAAAGAGGCCGAACAGAAAGCGGCGCACATGGCGCTGTTGCGCGAAGGGATAGTTTTCGACGACGAAGAAGAGTGAATCAGGCGTTGCAGGACTGCTGGAACCGTTCTCCGGCGAATGATGTAACGTGAAACATGCCCAGGGGCCGGCGGTTTGGCGGTCTGGGCAAAGGGAGTATCGAGACCTATGGGTGAAAGTGGATTTCTAGGCGTTGCCGGGTTCGCCAGTCTCTGCGCGCTGGCGTTTGTGGCTTACCTGGCCAGGTACGTGCTGTCAAAGCCGCAGGGTAACGAGACGATGGAACATCTCTCGAAACTGGTGCAGCAGGGCGCAGCGGCGTTCCTGAAGAGAGAATACACCTATGTGTCCGCGTTTGTCGCGGCGATCATGGTTTTCTTCATCGTAGTGGGAGGGGCCAAGCCCGAATTCGGCGTGAACTGGCAAACGGCCGTCGCGTTTCTGTTCGGCGCGTGCGCGAGCGCGGCGACCGGCATACTGGGCATGACCATCGCGACACGCTCGAACGCCCGCACCGCGGCGGCTGCCCAGTCGGGCGGCGTCAAGAGCGCTCTTGACGTGGCCGTGAGCGGCGGCGCGGTCATGGGTATGGGCGTGGTCGGCATCGGCGTGCTCGGCCTTATCATCGTCTACATCCTGTTCAAGGGAGAGCCGACCGTAGTGAACGGGTACGCCATGGGCGCTTCTCTGCTCGCCCTTTTCGCTCGGTCCGGCGGCGGCATCTTCACGAAGGGCGCCGATATGGGCGCCGACCTGGTCGGCAAGGTGGAAGCGGGCATCCCCGAGGATGATCCGCGCAATCCGGCCGTTATCGCGGACAACGTGGGCGATAACGTGGGCGACGTCGCGGGTCTTGGGGCGGACCTTCTCGAGTCCTACGTCGAGGCCATCATTGCCAGCCTTGCGGTCGCGGTGATTATTTCCCGGGCTGCCGATGCGGCGGCTTCCGGGGCAGCCTATGTCACGGCCTACCCGTTCGTGATTGCGGCGATCGGTATTTTCGCCTCGATCGTGGGCGTGATGTACGTCAAGATATTCGCGAGGAGCAATCCTCAGAAGGCCCTGATGTTCGGCACCTACATCGCGGCAATCCTCTCGATCGCCGGGGTATTCGTGTATTCCGCCGCGGCCGGGACGCCATTCGTGTTGGAAGGCGTTACCTATGGCAAATATGGTCCCGCCTGGGCATGCGTGATCGGGATCCTGTCGGGCATGATTGTCGGGTTCGTCAGCGAGTATTTCACGTCGGGCAGTTACGGCCCTGTACAGAAGCTGGCGGAACGCTGCCAGACCGGTCCGGCGATTGCGGTGACTGAAGGGACGGCGGTTGGCATGCAGAGCACATGTGTGCCGGTCATTGCGCTCGGCATCGCCGTGGTGATTTCGTACTACGTTGCCGGGACCTACGGCGTGGCCATCGCGTCTCTTGGCATGCTTGCCACGACGGGTATGGTGGTTGCCGTGGACGCGTACGGGCCTATCGCCGACAACTCGGGCGGCATCGCCGAGATGGCGGGGCTTGACCCGAGCGTGCGCAAGATCACCGACAATCTGGATGCTGTGGGCAACACCACGGCCGCCATCGGTAAAGGGTTCGCCATCGGGTCCGCGGCCTTTGCGGCCATCGGCCTCTTGAGCGCGTTCATGCTTACCGTAAACATGGTGCGGGTGAAGAACGGACAGGGGGCTCTGGTCACGACTTTGGATGAAGCGACCGTTCTCGGCGGGCTGCTCATCGGGGCGATGATGCCGTTCTTCTTCTCGTCGATGTTGTTCCGTGCCGTAGGGAAGTGCGCGGACACGATGATTATGGAAGTGCGGCGTCAGTTCCGCGAGATCCCCGGCCTCAAGGAAGGCAAGAAAGGCGTCCATCCCGACAGCACGAAGTGCGTGAGTATCGCCACCAAGGGCGCCATCAACGGCATGTTGTTCCCGGGCGGGATGGCCATCGTGGCCCCGGTCATCGTCGGGTTCGCATTGGGTGCGGAAGGCCTCGCGGGCTTCCTGGTAGGCGCGATTGCAACGGGCGTCATGTTGGGCATCCAGACCGCCAACAGCGGCGGCGCTATGGACAATGCCAAGAAGTACATTGAGGAAGGCAATTTCGGCGGCAAGGGTTCTGATGCTCACAAGGCGGCGGTCGTGGGCGACACCGTGGGCGATCCCCTGAAGGATACTGTCGGCCCCTCGATCAACATTCTGATCAAGCTCATGTGCGTGATTTCGCTTGTGCTGGCGCCGTTGTTCGCCTGAGAGCAAGAGCAAAAACGCAGCAATTGACAGGCTCCCGTCCAATCCGGGCGGGAGCCCGTTTTTTTGTGCGGGGTTGCTTTCTCATGCGGCGGCAAGAATAGGAAGACCCATCGGTCCCATTCGGGAAGTGAGAAGCCCGAGAGCGGGTTTCCCGGCTTTCTTGGGGAGAGCTTCTTGCGAGGCGTTGGCGGGCTTGGTAGTATCGCTTTAGCTTGGCGTTGAAGACTCTTTTGTGAAGGAGGGAAGAACGGTGCGTACTCTAGTCAGTCCGGGCGTGTGGATGTTTGGGGTTTTGGCCTTGGCGGTTCTGGCGGTTTCTTCGTTGGCGGACCTTGTTTCGGAACCGTACCGGCTCGATACGGGGCTCGAGACGCGGTCGATTTCGTTTGAGAATCCAACGGGGGCGCCGGGCCAGGGCGGTCAGGCCGCCAGTAAACTGGGCCCGACTCGAAAGGGCGCTCCGAACCGCGCTTTCAAGGCGGGCGAAACGGTCCAGTTGGCCGATATCGAAGGGCCGGGCACGATTCGGCACATCTGGATGACGATTTCGGACCGTAAACCGGAGACGTTTCGCAGTTTTGTGATGCGGGCGTATTGGGACGGACAGGAGCACCCGAGCATCGAGTGCCCTTTGGGCGATTTCTTCGGGTTTGCTCACGGTAAGGTGGAGTCGTATCAATCGGCAGCGCATTCGCTGGGCCAGAACGCGGGCATGAACATCTGGCTGCCGATGCCGTTCAAGAAGCGCGCCTACGTCACGCTGACCAACGAGACCGGCGGCGATGTCACTATCTACTACCAGATTGATTATACGATCGGCGATGTGCATCCCGATGATGTGGGCAGGTTGCACGTGCTTTTCCGCCGTGAGAATCCCACAACGCTGAAACAGGACTTCGAACTGCTGCCGAAACGCGTGGGGAAAGGGCGGTATATCGGGTCGCTTGTGGGGGTGCGCGCGCTTCACGACAACTGGTGGGGCGAAGGCGAGATCAAGGTGTACAAGGATGGCGATGAGGCGTTTCCGACCATATGCGGTACGGGGAGCGAGGACTGGGTCTGTTTATCATACGGTCTTCAGCAGACGCCGTTCCTGTATCACGGGGCCAACTTGTGCCAGGGCCGGTTCAATTCGTTTTACCGCTGGTACCTTCCCGATCCCGTCTACTGGGAAAAGGAGGCTCGCATCACCATCCAGCAGATCGCCTGGGACGAGGGTCTGGCGGAAGTCCAGGACGATTGGTGCGCGGCGACATTCTGGTACGAGCCCATGCCGAGCGCTCCGTTGCCGGCGATGCCCAGTCTCGAGGCGCGCACGGCGGAGTTGTGGAAAGAGTAGGCGGGAAACAGGGGACCCGGTGAGTCAGGCGTGACGCG
Proteins encoded in this window:
- a CDS encoding DUF2961 domain-containing protein; its protein translation is MRTLVSPGVWMFGVLALAVLAVSSLADLVSEPYRLDTGLETRSISFENPTGAPGQGGQAASKLGPTRKGAPNRAFKAGETVQLADIEGPGTIRHIWMTISDRKPETFRSFVMRAYWDGQEHPSIECPLGDFFGFAHGKVESYQSAAHSLGQNAGMNIWLPMPFKKRAYVTLTNETGGDVTIYYQIDYTIGDVHPDDVGRLHVLFRRENPTTLKQDFELLPKRVGKGRYIGSLVGVRALHDNWWGEGEIKVYKDGDEAFPTICGTGSEDWVCLSYGLQQTPFLYHGANLCQGRFNSFYRWYLPDPVYWEKEARITIQQIAWDEGLAEVQDDWCAATFWYEPMPSAPLPAMPSLEARTAELWKE
- a CDS encoding sodium-translocating pyrophosphatase, whose translation is MGESGFLGVAGFASLCALAFVAYLARYVLSKPQGNETMEHLSKLVQQGAAAFLKREYTYVSAFVAAIMVFFIVVGGAKPEFGVNWQTAVAFLFGACASAATGILGMTIATRSNARTAAAAQSGGVKSALDVAVSGGAVMGMGVVGIGVLGLIIVYILFKGEPTVVNGYAMGASLLALFARSGGGIFTKGADMGADLVGKVEAGIPEDDPRNPAVIADNVGDNVGDVAGLGADLLESYVEAIIASLAVAVIISRAADAAASGAAYVTAYPFVIAAIGIFASIVGVMYVKIFARSNPQKALMFGTYIAAILSIAGVFVYSAAAGTPFVLEGVTYGKYGPAWACVIGILSGMIVGFVSEYFTSGSYGPVQKLAERCQTGPAIAVTEGTAVGMQSTCVPVIALGIAVVISYYVAGTYGVAIASLGMLATTGMVVAVDAYGPIADNSGGIAEMAGLDPSVRKITDNLDAVGNTTAAIGKGFAIGSAAFAAIGLLSAFMLTVNMVRVKNGQGALVTTLDEATVLGGLLIGAMMPFFFSSMLFRAVGKCADTMIMEVRRQFREIPGLKEGKKGVHPDSTKCVSIATKGAINGMLFPGGMAIVAPVIVGFALGAEGLAGFLVGAIATGVMLGIQTANSGGAMDNAKKYIEEGNFGGKGSDAHKAAVVGDTVGDPLKDTVGPSINILIKLMCVISLVLAPLFA